The sequence AAGAAACCGATCATTAGCGGATCTAGGAatctcgcgcgcgcctctATCCACTTCATTACACCGGTCCCCGGTTCGTATTAATGAACCGTCCGGGGGCTGCCTCAGGTGGAGCCGGCAATAACACATTCCCGTATTCGCCCGAATATCGCGTGCGTGGCCATAAAATTGACGCGGCTGTATCATAAAAATCGACGGCTCTTTACGTTTCGAATATGCACGTAGTTCGCTGAAATATCGCGTTCGCTTTATGAAAAGTAATTAACGTCTCTGTAAGCCGATAAACACGCATGTTGCAGCTTATCATTGGAacaggaatatttaaaaaaaaaaagaaataacggGAACGTGCTTCGTATCTTGTGTATTTTTATCATGTGTACCTGGGTAAATAATTGTATCCATTTCTCACGTGTGCGTCGCTgtaattttaacgattataaaatatatggagGAAAGTTGATAGAAAATGTTTGAGGTGCGCCGTTTGGAAACGATTGATGCTTCTGTGGAATTTGCAAATATGCAGAATTTcaaacaatcaatttttataaaatctcgTATATTTTGTAAGTACATGAATTACTTCGTGTTGCATAAAAGATGATttaaaacgaataataatataaatagaaatgtatgataataatataataatataacagtaatataatagtaagaatataataataataatataatagtgataatataataatagtaatataatagtaataatataataataatataaatgtagaataataatggaattaataataataaaagccTATACAATAACATCGTGGTCGAACTTTTACGATTGCCCGACGCGATGCTGCTTTCAAGAAAATGGTCCCCGGTGGAAATTCTCGTAAAGATAGACATAGAAATCCTCATAGAAATGTACGAAGATCGCGCATACAAATGATTCGTACCACTTTAAGGTAGACGTATATGGAGATACCCGACGGCCGTCACTCATGTAATATCTACATCTGGATAAACATTGACTGTTGTCGTCGTTTGATAACCGTATAAGTGTATACTGCCGAAAGGCAAGGCCATAACTTCTGTACTGTTTGCATTTAGATATCAACGTGCATACTAACAACTGTCTAATAACACACTTACAACTATTTATCGCGAATATCTGCACGAATATGTTACGATATCGATCGAACtttaaataaagtgaaattttaaatggaatcgAATTTGACACctgttttcgatattttttctgtttcagtcGTTTGCGGGGTCGGCGTGGATGTGGCGTATCATCAACACCTGATGGGATTTTACGTTACGTGAGGATAATTCGACACGCGTGTACCGTAATTCACAATCCATTATCCGAACCCGGACGAACCGAATTTTCAGACGAATCTCATCGCCGGATACTTTTTCATCCGCGAGtatcaatttagaaaatttcaagTCTCGCGTTCCGTCGCCGTCTACGGGAATCGTCGGCGATTTGGAAAATGCGACTCGAATCTACTTTTAGCCTCCGATTCGATTGCTATGAACTGGAACACTCGGCGGGTCACGGCTTCCAAATGAGATTGTAGGCACCGGTTCCAATATGCGGTGGTCCACAGGAGTGTTCGTACACCTTTCGcaacgcaataacttttttcgaaaatagacCGAGTggcttgaataatttttagacgAGTCTCCTGAACAATTACTGAagtactttcttttttaattttgtaactaCTTGGCATGACAAAGAAGAGATTATAAACTCttgttttttaactttttctgCTGAGCCTATATCGAAAATCTCAGAAAAACAGGCGGAGTCATTCTCTCTAACAACTAAAAAACAGTCGAGTTATTTAGTACAGTCTTAAAACAGTTACGTAGTTATCCGATGATTACTTATCTTTCCTCGCGATGTTCATTGTCCTCGCAAATCGAAAACATCTTTTGCATCGAGTTCCTTTCTCTGTTGCAATCGGTATTAaagcaattattattgatttctattttcatccGTCAATAACGGGAACATATTTCTTTCAGTTTCGCGAGCTTAGCACCTCGAAACTAGAAAATCTGGACTTTGGCTGCGTCGCCGGCTAGTTCCGTCGTCGAATAAACGAACAACGTGACCGTGTTACATGATCAATTACGCGAGTCAGTGCGCCGCGTGactaaaataacgaaaaaacGGACACCTCGCCGAAAAACTTGACGTTCGCGCGTCTGCCAATTACCACCGGCTAAATCTTCAAAGTATCGTCTGCACGCGGGCGCGACCATTCCGTCGCCaccggtgaaaaaaaaaaaaaggaacgagaaacaagctattaatttttaatcgaacgcgTGTCCTTAATCCGCGATATATCACTCTGCCGATCATATTTTACGGTGTGGCGGCCCGTATGCATGCAAAACGCTCATTTCCATAGATACGGCCGGGATGCAATCTGCAACGGCGCGCGCACACCGCGGATCTgtaaaattttccaatttatcGAATGAGACTCGCCGATAAGTATGAACTTAGAATCGTAATTCCCCATTGACTTTTGTCCGGCCCGGGGGTCCCGCGCGGCCCGGCTCATGTACGAGGACTAACGCGATCCACCGAGTGCCGGATAACGAAGTTTGTTAGATCAAAGCGGCATCGGGTTCTATCGATGCACTTCCCGGAATTAATATTAGCCGGTGCGCACGCCTTCGCGACCCGTTCTGTCACGTATGCGTGGCTATGACGAGCCCGTTCGTTATCGGCCGGTGTAACGTGCACGTGAGTTCGCCGGGTCAATCGTTATCGGTCGGCATTACGCAGAACGCGTACGGCCGCCGCTTCGTATAAACAAGccgattctaataaaaaagacaGGTATACGCGTGGTCTAGCCTATTATTAGGTATCCCTGTTCGTAACGAGTCGTACTAGTTGTTTTTATATGTCTTGAATAGTATATAAGCAGCAGCTAAGgtatgtaaatttataaatctatcACGAACATCGGTTCACCAGGAAATAACACGTTTGAAATGGTACTTGAATTGGAATTACTTTTCGCTGGTTGACCCCAATTACCGCGAACATCATTGGGTAATTAttgctaaaattattgcatCAATTCTCGAACAAGCGAATCTCGATTCACTATTTATATTCGATCGAATACAGCGTCTACGTTCATCTGAAAGAGATATGAACAATACGACGTATCGGGACGTAAAAAGTCGATATCCTTCGCATTTTCTAACAGCTTCTGATCgcaaaaaatgtgtaaaaataaGATGTAGGTGaatatttcatagaatattttcatcctCTATCGAGGACAGTTTGCTTTTCACGAACCTGGAAATTAGTTGGTTTGACCGCGCCGCGTGCGTCGAATACTTTTGCATACCGTATTGCACCGTGAAATGTTGAATCGATGCAAATAGTGGTTCGATAATGTCCGGTTATCCATCAATCAATCTATGTATAGCAGCCGGTATCGCGGCGTTGTCGGTCGTAGACTAATGACGGACACTCTAGAGTAATGCGTGATGTCAGATCCTCTTGCCTAGCCCCCCCATCTGCTCGCGTATGAGGGTTTATGTACGATCGCTCGCCTAGTTTCATGCTTCTCGTGCTATTTCAGAGCAGCAGCCGGTTTCATCTTCTTCCTGGAAATCACGTGGGCCATCACGCTGTTCGTGCAGATCTGTGTCAGGTATTGATACCAAGTTGTTTCGATACGCtcgtcaataaaaattacaaatcacaaataaaaatcgtgtaaaaGACGATTCGATTGTTTGtgtcgaatattttgtatGATACCGcaggataataaaaatatagataacaCAGTTAAGACAAGAAAAATCCCAAAAAATTAAGACGTTTAACATCCCATATTTTGTGACATAGATACGTGTAAATTATCTGTTAATACCATAGATTAACAACTAGTAAGGGGAATTTTAAGATTGCATTCGAAGGCGCAATTAATACCACTTCCCTAACTGCACTCTCTAGTTTTTAAAATCCACGAAAAGATATGTAATCTCTTGTAACTTGAACATGTATCCTCGCAAGAGGCAAAACAGCGTCATTTGTTGCATAAATATGATTGCATAAATGTGCATGTCATATCTGTATCTGAAGCAGTAAATTGCCTAGATTTACATATGCACAAATCTGAAGTTCCTTACATAGTAGTGGCTTTATCGGGTATGCAAGTAATATCGCGACGTCCATAACAGTtgcataataaattctatggtattcgaaaagttattattttcacgGTAATATCAGGATATTCATTGGAATCGTTGTAATCTAATGTGCAGATATAGAACAGCAAAAACTGTTTAAAGTACTCGGTTCCGCGGCCATGGATAAGAGATGAGGGAAAGTAAGAGGGAAACCGAGTATGCATTTTTGTTCCAGGAATGATGAGTCGCTCTGTTCCTGTTGCTGGTCCGGCGTCCTGGCGATAACGAACGGCTGGCGGAGAGCGTTATTTTATCTGCCGCTGTCCTGCATTTTGGCATGGAAACCGCACAGTCTTTGGCTCTCCTACGTTGCCGGTACTTTTTTCAGGCATCTTTTGTACGGGGCCGCTCTAGCGATAATAAATGCATTGCGGGAACCTGCGAAACGTCTGATACGCGCATAAAAATTACGTTACGCGCAACCGCTCCCGTTTCCGCCGCTACTCCAAAATTGTAGGAACCACTCTTCCGGCTATTCCcgcttttgtttctttctgcTCGCAGCCGGACTGCTGGCCGCCCTGTCTCTGCTGTACATCGCGTCCAGCGCTTTAGGGGATCACGGCTCGGTCTGCCAGATAAGCAACGCCGCGGATTCGGTGACTGAAAGCCTTTTAAACACCAGGTCCGAACATTATGATCGTTTCGAGGAAGTACTGGTAGGTAAAAACGTCCCCCGACAGAGGCCGGAAAAATGTTGGTCGAACGGAAGACCGTGACAACGGAAACGTCGAGCACTTTTATTTCGGTGTTGCTTCAGACTTTTATTGCGAAGGAAAATGTACCTCTCCTTCCGATGCTCTTGGAATTATGTAGATTTGTCGACGGTGATAAGATgctgcatatgaaattgacaaaatttatgaaacacgAGTCCTAAGATAATAGCGACAAGTGAAAACGAAGACCGAGATAATGGTCGTTTCGTGAATTTGTATTAGTCATTGCCAGGCTGCAGAGTTACACATAtgcgatgaaaattgttaagtaagATACAAAGGATTAAGAACGTCGTAggatttaaaaagtattattacattattgtgaacatattaaaatcgttaagagaaaaatatctgTTTTTACGTAACTTCTGTTTCCTGAAACTGACGCAGAAATTGATTATTCACTTTTTCACGTCTCCCATGGCTTCGTTAATATTGCTCGAGTTTTTTATGTCCACTTTTTCATTcagaacgataaaaatattcgaagtgAATAAAGTTGTACCTATAGATCGTTTAATATcctgaattatttcataattaaaaatgtaattttctcgTGTTTCTTGTACAAGCGGAGCAATGCATGTAACGTTGTAACAACACCacgatatattaatactatgcTTGCTCCAAATGCAAATAAAGCCAAGGTTCGCCGATGATACGAGAAATTGGTCGAT comes from Augochlora pura isolate Apur16 chromosome 1, APUR_v2.2.1, whole genome shotgun sequence and encodes:
- the LOC144470589 gene encoding uncharacterized protein LOC144470589 isoform X1: MSTFVRNTDTHLTTLTRILGVCTAIIVCGVGVDVAYHQHLMGFYVTAAAGFIFFLEITWAITLFVQICVRNDESLCSCCWSGVLAITNGWRRALFYLPLSCILAWKPHSLWLSYVAAGLLAALSLLYIASSALGDHGSVCQISNAADSVTESLLNTRSEHYDRFEEVLVTDVMDDGVTGPTGRIGNSDGEM
- the LOC144470589 gene encoding uncharacterized protein LOC144470589 isoform X3, translated to MRLESTFSLRFDCYELEHSAGHGFQMRLAAAGFIFFLEITWAITLFVQICVRNDESLCSCCWSGVLAITNGWRRALFYLPLSCILAWKPHSLWLSYVAAGLLAALSLLYIASSALGDHGSVCQISNAADSVTESLLNTRSEHYDRFEEVLVTDVMDDGVTGPTGRIGNSDGEM
- the LOC144470589 gene encoding uncharacterized protein LOC144470589 isoform X2 codes for the protein MKVASEEVVRSANFVCGVGVDVAYHQHLMGFYVTAAAGFIFFLEITWAITLFVQICVRNDESLCSCCWSGVLAITNGWRRALFYLPLSCILAWKPHSLWLSYVAAGLLAALSLLYIASSALGDHGSVCQISNAADSVTESLLNTRSEHYDRFEEVLVTDVMDDGVTGPTGRIGNSDGEM